Genomic DNA from Carnobacteriaceae bacterium zg-C25:
TTTTTTGTGGTATCGGTTTATAATTGATGGCACTTGCTATTTGCGTGTTAAATGGTATGACCTATTGTGATAAATGGAAAATGTGACTTTTCAAAATCATTAGCATCTATGACTAAATAAAAAAATAATGTTAAATTGATTTTTGTTGCATTCGTTTTCAAAAAAACAATCGTTTAATGTTTGTAACGGCTATATTTCGTTTGCGTAACCAATCCCATGTTTTAAAGGTTTTATGGTATAATATAAGGAAAAAGTTTCTGTTTAAAAAGAAATCGAAAAGGAGGAAACCATGTTAACGATTGCTAAAGTTATTGTTGATGTACCGAGTCATCAAACGAATCAAACGTATGATTATTTGATTCCGGATGCGTTACGTGAAGATGTTGGCATTGGTTTTCGTGTACGTGTACCTTTTGGATCACGTATTGTACAAGGATACGTGGTTGATGTCATTTTAGAACAATCCAGTGAATATGATTTAAAACCAATTCATTCATTATTGGACGATTATCCAGTGCTTACCAGTGAGTTAGTGTCGCTAGGTCAACAGTTGGCAAAACAAACGTTTGCCTTTGCCATTAATTGTTATCATGTCATGTTACCCGCCTTATTAAAAGTAGATTATGATAAAACGTTGACGTGGATTGGAAATGAAGCGGATAAACCAGATTGGTTTGTTAAAGAGAGTTTATCTTGGGATGAAATTGTCGATGTTGAACGCATTCGCTTTGTTTTAAAAGCCATTCAATCACAACAAATACGTGTTGATTACGTTGTTAAAGATAAAGCGAATCATAAAATGCGTAAATTAGTGCATTTAGTCCACACGCAAGATGTTGTTATTCGTAAAGGATCACCAAAATTAAGTTTATTACATGAATTGTTATTAAAACAAACACCACTTGATATGAAAGAATTAAATGAAAATGGTGTTAGTTTAGCAACGGTTAAATCAGCAGTGAAACAAGGGTGGGCAACAATTGAATCTGTTGTCGATTATCGTAATCCATTCAATGAAAAGCAGTTTGCATTAAATGTGGCAAAAGTGCTAAATCAGGAGCAGCAAAATGCCTTTTTAACGATTAAACAATCTATATTACAACACCAACACCACACGTATTTATTACAAGGTGTGACGGGAAGTGGTAAAACGGAAGTGTATATGCACTTGATTCAAGAGGTTATTCAAAAAGGGAAAAGTGCGCTCATGTTAGTGCCGGAAATTGCTTTGACGCCGCAAATGGTCAATCAATTTAAAGGACGATTTGGCAATCGCGTTGCCGTCTTGCATTCGGGATTGTCGAAAGGTGAAAAGTTTGATGAATGGACAAAAATTCGAAAAAAAGAAGCGTCAATTGTTGTTGGCGCACGTTCATCAATTTATGCGCCAATAGATAATTTAGGGATTATTATTATTGACGAAGAACACGAAACCACTTACAAGCAAATGGATACGGTGCGTTATCACGCTAGAGATGTTGCCATTATGCGTGGTCAGTATCATCATTGTCCTGTTGTTTTAGGTAGTGCGACACCGTCGTTGGAAAGTCGTGCAAGAGCACAAAAAGGTGTGTATACACATATTTTATTAAATCAACGGGCAAATCAAAAAGCATTGCCAACAGTTCAAGTTGTCGATATGACTAAAGAAAAAAAGAGTGGTAATTTTGATGTGTTTTCACAGTCGTTAAAAGAGGCGATTCAAACACGATTAGATCAAAAAGAGCAAGTGGTGCTTTTGTTGAATAGACGTGGGTATTCATCGTTTGTAATGTGTCGAGATTGTGGGTATGTACTGCCTTGTCCGAATTGTGATATTTCGATGACGTTACATATGGACACAAAAACAATGAAATGTCATTATTGCGATCATCAAGAAAAAATTCCACACATTTGCCCAAGTTGCCAAAGTAAAAATATTCGCTATTACGGGTTAGGGACACAAAAAGTTGAAGAAGAATTGAATCAATTATTCCCCGATGCACGTGTTGTGCGCATGGACGTTGACACGACACGTAAAAAAGGGCAACACGAAAAGTTGTTAGACACTTTTGGTAGTGGGAAGGCGGATATTTTATTAGGGACGCAGATGATTGCTAAAGGATTGGATTTTCCAAATATTACGTTGGTGGGTGTTATCAATGCAGATACCTCACTCAATTTGCCGGATTTTCGCTCCAGTGAGAAAACATTTCAATTGCTGACACAAGTTGCTGGTCGTTCTGGACGTGGTGAAAAGGCAGGAGAAGTGATTATCCAAACGTACAATCCAGAGCATTACGCCATTACATTGTCACAACAACACAATTACGAAATGTTTTATCGTCAAGAAATGAAAATGCGACACCTTGGAAAGTATGCGCCATTTTTCTTTTCCACACGATTAAGTATTTCACATCATAGTGAAGCAACCGCCTTAAAAACGGCACTTGAATTGAAAAAGATTATTGAGCAGTATCGTAGTGATGATTTAATTGTTGTAGGGCCATCAACACACGCCATTGCACGTATTAATAATCATTATTATTTCCAAATCTTACTGAAATACAAAAATAAAGCGGGTGTAGAACCTTTACAAGAAGCCGTTTTGGCATTTACACAAGAAAAAAGCAAGCAAAAAATATACGTATCAATTGATGTTGAGCCGTTATCGTTTATTTAAAGGAGAGCAGATGACAAAGAAAATTTTATTTATGGGAACACCTCAATTTTCCGTACCAATTTTACAAGCACTCATTGATAGCGCATATGAAGTCGTTGGTGTGGTCACACAACCCGATCGACCAGTTGGTCGGAAAAAAGTGTTAACACCATCTCCAGTTAAGCAGTTGGCTGTAAATTATAATATTCCAGTATACCAGCCGGAAAAATTAGTGGCGTCAGAGGAGTTGGACACATTGTTAAATATGCCGTTAGATCTTATTGTGACTGCAGCGTATGGGCAATTTTTACCAGATAGTTTATTACATCATCCAAAATATCGCTCCATTAATGTACATGCCTCGTTATTACCAAAATATCGCGGTGGCGCACCCATTCAATTTGCCTTAATGAATGGCGACCATGAAACAGGTGTATCGATTATGTATATGGAGAAAAAAATGGATGCGGGCGATGTATTATCTCAAGTTGCTATTCCAATTGAAGAAAGTGATAACGTGTCAACGCTATTTGATAAATTAAGTTTAGTCGGACGTGATGCATTAATTGATGTGTTGCCAAATTTATTTAGTGGTAATATTCGCGCCGTGCCACAAAATGAAGAGCTCGTCACGTTTTCACCGGCATTAAGTCGTGAACAAGAAAAGCTAGATTTTTCAAAAGATGCACGCACTGTGCATAACCATATTCGTGCTATGAATGAGTGGCCTGGAGCGTACACGATATTAAAAGGAGAGCGCTTTAAAATTTGGGAAAGTCGTATTGCTCCAAATAGAAAAGGAAATATTGGAGAACTCGTTGTTTCTAAAGAATCAATGAGTGTGTGCTGTGGGAATGATACAAGTTTAGAGTTGTGCGTTGTTCAACCAGCGGGAAAAGGGAAAATGTCTATTGCAGACTTTAGACGTGGTGTTGGTGCATCACTACAAACAGGTGATCAATTTGAATAAAAGTAAATACAGTAGTAAAGCACAAAAAAAGAAAAGCGTTCGTTATTTAGCCATGCAAATTTTAAATGCGGTCGAACAAGATGGTGCATATGTGAATTTAAAATTATCACAAGTGCTTAATGATGTTTCCCTTAGCAGTGAAGATAGTGCCTTATTAACTGAAATTGTGTACGGTGTGACACAACGACGTTTGACACTAGATGCCATTATTGATCCATATGTTAAAACGCGTATCCCATTGTGGTTAAGAAATGTATTGCGCATTTCAGCGTTTCAAATTATATTTTTAGATCGTATTCCAGATTACGCAGTATTGTCACAAGCAAGTGAAATTGTCAGAATGAAAGCAGGTGCACAATTAGTGAATTTTGCACGCGGTGTTATTCATGAATTAGTACGCAATGGTCAAACCGACTATGACAATATCATGATGTTGGACGATACACTAGATCATTTAGCCATAAAATATAGTGCACCAAGTTGGTTGATTCAGTATTTTATTAAACATCGTGGAAAAAGTGAAGCGATTGCGCTTTTTGAAAGTTTATTGTGGAAACCGTATATTGCGGTACGCACAAATGGCAAACCAGAAATTTTACAACAACTGCGTGATACGTTTAAAACACAAGAAAGTCCACTAGTGTCTTCTTTTGGGATACGTGTTGTTTCTGGACAAGTTGCTCAATCGCCATTATTTTCTAACGGTGATGTGACGATTCAAGATGAAACGTCAATGCTAGTCGCTCTAGCGGGAAATGTGAACGGTGATGATAATGTTTTGGATGCGTGTGCTGCACCCGGTGGCAAAACAACGCACATGGCGCAATTTTTAACAACGGGACAAGTTACCGCTTTAGATGTACATGAACACAAACTTGATTTAATTCGTGAAAATGCCACACGTTTAAACGTGCAAGATAAAATCACACCGATATTATTGGATGCACGATCTGTTCATGAAAACTTTAAACGTGAATCATTTGATAAAATATTTGTTGATGCACCATGTTCTGGATTAGGGTTAATGCGTCGTAAACCGGATATTAAATACACTAAATTATTAGATGGTGTACACGACCTTTCTAAAATACAGTGGGACATTTTAAATAGTGTTGAACCAACGTTAAAAACGGGGGGGCGTTTAATTTATAGTACGTGTACCTTAACTAAGACGGAAAATCAAGATATGATAAGACGTTTTTTACAGGAGCATCAAAATTATAAAGTTGTACCATTAAACGTGTTAGATTTGCCAGAAAAATGTTATACTCAAGAAGGGTATATTGAAATTTTCCCACACGCATTTCATACGGATGGATTTTTCATTGCCGTATTAGAAAAACAATAAAATAAGGAGGGTGTTCATGAAAATAATAATGAAAACAGACATTGGTAAACGTCGTGTCAATAATGAAGATGCGATTCAAACCGCGTTTAATCAGCATGATCAGCCTTTGTTTATTTTATGTGATGGGGTAGGCGGTCAGCAATTCGGAGAAGTTGCTTCGGGGATGTGTGTTAATTATTTAACAACACAATGGCAACAAACAGAACGCATGACAGCACAAGAATTGAAACAGTGGTTCGAGTATCATGTGAATTACATTAATTCGGATATTCATCGAAAAGGGCAATCATTTTCAGATTTAAAAGGGATGTCAACAACTTTAGTTTGTGCAAGTATTGACGATAATCAACTTGTTGTTTCGCATGTTGGTGATAGTCGATTGTATATTTATCGTTATCCTTATTTGCAACAAATTACAAAAGACCATTCACTTGTTAATTTCTTAGTGGATAAAGGTGAAATTACACCACAAGAAGCACTGGTACACCCAATGCGTCATGTGATTACACGTTCCGTTGGGAATGAATCGTATGTTGATATTGATTTTACACAAGTGACACTTAAAGTGCATGACATTATTTTGTTGTGTTCGGACGGTCTAAGTGATATGGTTTCTGAAGAAGATATCATTAAAATTTTAAATCAGGGCATGACACCGTATGAACAAATCAATAATTTAATTAAGTGTGCTAATGTAAACGGTGGTCGAGATAATATTAGTGTGATTTTAGCGTATGTTGAGCAAAAAGGAGGCGAGTAGATGCTGACAATAGGATATATATTAAATGGTCGCTATAAATTGAAAAGTTTAATTGGCAGTGGCGGGACAGCGCATGTTTATTTGGCGGAAGATCTATTTTTGAAGCGAGACGTCTCTGTTAAAGTGTTGCGCTATGATTTTGCTGATGACGAACGTGCTTTAAAACGGTTCCATCGAGAAGCGCGTGCGATTAGTGAAGTGAATCATGAACATATTGTGCAATTGTTTGATGTAGATAGTGAAGGCCCATATCATTATATTGTCATGGAATATGTCGATGGTATGGACTTGAAAAAATATTTACGTTTAAACTATCCACTATCCTTGTTGCAAGTGATTGAAATGATGAAACAAATTGTACAGGCGGTAAGTTATGCCCATCGTCGTGGCTTGATTCATCGTGATTTAAAACCACAAAATATTTTAATTGATCGTTCAGGTGATTTAAAAATTACCGATTTTGGTATTGCAACGGGATTAAATGAAGCGAGTATGACGCAAACGAATACGTTGGTTGGGTCAATTCATTATTTATCACCCGAGCAAACACGAGGACACAGTGCAACCAATCAATCGGATATTTATGCATTGGGTATTATTTTTTATGAGCTAATTATGGGAAATGTACCGTTTACGGGAGATTCGGCAGTATCGATTGCAATGAAACATTTCCAAGAAGCTCTTCCGAGTGTGAAAAAATATGCGAAACAAGATATTCCGCAAAGTGTTGAAAATATTATTTTAAAAGCGTGTGCGAAGCAACCGGATAACCGCTATTCGTCTGCTCAAGAGATGTTTGTTGCACTAGAACGGTGTATGGATGCTAAAGTAATGAACGAGCCAAAATATAATGAACCAACACCGTTGGATATGACAAAAGAAATGGTTCGACCAATTCAACAAGCCAATTCAACGGCGGCTACACCGACACCACCAACAGAAACAAGAAAGAAAAAGAAATGGTTAAGGATTTGGTTAGGCGCTTTAGGACTATTGCTAGTTGGCTCAATTGTTGCAGCGTTTTTCATTTTATTGCATAAAGATGAGGTGAGTATTCCCGATTTATCCAACCAACCACAAGCGCAAGCGACTAAGACGTTGAGTGAATTAGGGTTGAACATTTCACAAGTGGAGTATCAAGAACACGATACGATTAAAAAGGATAGTGTTATTTCGACTAGTCCATCTGCTGCACAAAAAGTAGCGCAAGGAACAGCCGTTAAATTGGTCGTTAGCTCGGGGAAAACTGCAAAAACGATGAAAAATTACGTTTCAAAAACGTATACACAAGCGTATGACGAATTGATTGCGGATGGGTTCATTGTGGAACGTGTCGAAGAAATGAGTTTAACGATTCCACAAGGGTCGGTTGTTTCACAAAGCATTCCAAGTGGTACAAAAATTACGACAGAAAATACGGTTGTACGATTGACGGTAAGTACCGGGGCAACATCGGTTTCGGATTATCGTGGTCAACCATATGAAAAAGTGGTGAGCCAATTAAAAGAAATTGGATTTTCAATTGTTGTGACAGAATCGATCAATTATAGTGTGAGTGCTGGAGAAATCATTTCACAAAGTGTAGCACCCGGATCAAAAGTAGATCCAAAAACAACAACCATTGAATTAGTTGTAGCCAAACAAATTGATTTTGTAAATCAACCATTAAGTGCGGTGCAATCTCAATTGGCGGGTGTCAATATACCGGTTGAAATTAAAGAAGAAGCTAGTCAAACACATGAAAAAAATGTAGTAATGAAGCAAGAAATTGTCCGTAATGGCAATGCCGTTACCTTAAAATTAACAGTGAGTACAGGACCACAATTAACAATGCCAAATTTAGTTGGATCGACACGTACTTTTGCACAATCCCATTTACAAAATTTAGGTGTAAAAGTAAGTTACGTCACAAAAACATCGACAACGTATCCAGTTGGTACAGTTATTGATCAATCTGTACGTGCTGGTGAGGTTCTACAAAAAGGTCAAATAGTGACGATTACTGTTTCAACGGGACAATAAAAGTATATAAACGAAAAGAGCAAGGCGTT
This window encodes:
- a CDS encoding Stp1/IreP family PP2C-type Ser/Thr phosphatase, whose product is MKIIMKTDIGKRRVNNEDAIQTAFNQHDQPLFILCDGVGGQQFGEVASGMCVNYLTTQWQQTERMTAQELKQWFEYHVNYINSDIHRKGQSFSDLKGMSTTLVCASIDDNQLVVSHVGDSRLYIYRYPYLQQITKDHSLVNFLVDKGEITPQEALVHPMRHVITRSVGNESYVDIDFTQVTLKVHDIILLCSDGLSDMVSEEDIIKILNQGMTPYEQINNLIKCANVNGGRDNISVILAYVEQKGGE
- the pknB gene encoding Stk1 family PASTA domain-containing Ser/Thr kinase, coding for MLTIGYILNGRYKLKSLIGSGGTAHVYLAEDLFLKRDVSVKVLRYDFADDERALKRFHREARAISEVNHEHIVQLFDVDSEGPYHYIVMEYVDGMDLKKYLRLNYPLSLLQVIEMMKQIVQAVSYAHRRGLIHRDLKPQNILIDRSGDLKITDFGIATGLNEASMTQTNTLVGSIHYLSPEQTRGHSATNQSDIYALGIIFYELIMGNVPFTGDSAVSIAMKHFQEALPSVKKYAKQDIPQSVENIILKACAKQPDNRYSSAQEMFVALERCMDAKVMNEPKYNEPTPLDMTKEMVRPIQQANSTAATPTPPTETRKKKKWLRIWLGALGLLLVGSIVAAFFILLHKDEVSIPDLSNQPQAQATKTLSELGLNISQVEYQEHDTIKKDSVISTSPSAAQKVAQGTAVKLVVSSGKTAKTMKNYVSKTYTQAYDELIADGFIVERVEEMSLTIPQGSVVSQSIPSGTKITTENTVVRLTVSTGATSVSDYRGQPYEKVVSQLKEIGFSIVVTESINYSVSAGEIISQSVAPGSKVDPKTTTIELVVAKQIDFVNQPLSAVQSQLAGVNIPVEIKEEASQTHEKNVVMKQEIVRNGNAVTLKLTVSTGPQLTMPNLVGSTRTFAQSHLQNLGVKVSYVTKTSTTYPVGTVIDQSVRAGEVLQKGQIVTITVSTGQ
- the priA gene encoding primosomal protein N', encoding MLTIAKVIVDVPSHQTNQTYDYLIPDALREDVGIGFRVRVPFGSRIVQGYVVDVILEQSSEYDLKPIHSLLDDYPVLTSELVSLGQQLAKQTFAFAINCYHVMLPALLKVDYDKTLTWIGNEADKPDWFVKESLSWDEIVDVERIRFVLKAIQSQQIRVDYVVKDKANHKMRKLVHLVHTQDVVIRKGSPKLSLLHELLLKQTPLDMKELNENGVSLATVKSAVKQGWATIESVVDYRNPFNEKQFALNVAKVLNQEQQNAFLTIKQSILQHQHHTYLLQGVTGSGKTEVYMHLIQEVIQKGKSALMLVPEIALTPQMVNQFKGRFGNRVAVLHSGLSKGEKFDEWTKIRKKEASIVVGARSSIYAPIDNLGIIIIDEEHETTYKQMDTVRYHARDVAIMRGQYHHCPVVLGSATPSLESRARAQKGVYTHILLNQRANQKALPTVQVVDMTKEKKSGNFDVFSQSLKEAIQTRLDQKEQVVLLLNRRGYSSFVMCRDCGYVLPCPNCDISMTLHMDTKTMKCHYCDHQEKIPHICPSCQSKNIRYYGLGTQKVEEELNQLFPDARVVRMDVDTTRKKGQHEKLLDTFGSGKADILLGTQMIAKGLDFPNITLVGVINADTSLNLPDFRSSEKTFQLLTQVAGRSGRGEKAGEVIIQTYNPEHYAITLSQQHNYEMFYRQEMKMRHLGKYAPFFFSTRLSISHHSEATALKTALELKKIIEQYRSDDLIVVGPSTHAIARINNHYYFQILLKYKNKAGVEPLQEAVLAFTQEKSKQKIYVSIDVEPLSFI
- the rsmB gene encoding 16S rRNA (cytosine(967)-C(5))-methyltransferase RsmB codes for the protein MNKSKYSSKAQKKKSVRYLAMQILNAVEQDGAYVNLKLSQVLNDVSLSSEDSALLTEIVYGVTQRRLTLDAIIDPYVKTRIPLWLRNVLRISAFQIIFLDRIPDYAVLSQASEIVRMKAGAQLVNFARGVIHELVRNGQTDYDNIMMLDDTLDHLAIKYSAPSWLIQYFIKHRGKSEAIALFESLLWKPYIAVRTNGKPEILQQLRDTFKTQESPLVSSFGIRVVSGQVAQSPLFSNGDVTIQDETSMLVALAGNVNGDDNVLDACAAPGGKTTHMAQFLTTGQVTALDVHEHKLDLIRENATRLNVQDKITPILLDARSVHENFKRESFDKIFVDAPCSGLGLMRRKPDIKYTKLLDGVHDLSKIQWDILNSVEPTLKTGGRLIYSTCTLTKTENQDMIRRFLQEHQNYKVVPLNVLDLPEKCYTQEGYIEIFPHAFHTDGFFIAVLEKQ
- the fmt gene encoding methionyl-tRNA formyltransferase translates to MTKKILFMGTPQFSVPILQALIDSAYEVVGVVTQPDRPVGRKKVLTPSPVKQLAVNYNIPVYQPEKLVASEELDTLLNMPLDLIVTAAYGQFLPDSLLHHPKYRSINVHASLLPKYRGGAPIQFALMNGDHETGVSIMYMEKKMDAGDVLSQVAIPIEESDNVSTLFDKLSLVGRDALIDVLPNLFSGNIRAVPQNEELVTFSPALSREQEKLDFSKDARTVHNHIRAMNEWPGAYTILKGERFKIWESRIAPNRKGNIGELVVSKESMSVCCGNDTSLELCVVQPAGKGKMSIADFRRGVGASLQTGDQFE